GTGTAGATTTAAGACaaattgaattttaataatccaaactatgACGTGATGGTAcatagttataataataataataatttgtgcTGACTATTTGATTGGTGGCACTCCTAACTTTAACTTTAGTAGCTCGTAATTATCATTGTGAGCGAAATCAAGTGGAAATCTATGACGGTTATTCAACTCGGATTGCCCTTGACAACAAAAGTGAAAGTTAGTAGTGTCATTGGTCAAATTATTAGTACGGATCATTAAAATCcattttgtgtgttttaaatgGATTGAGTTAGAATGCATGTATTATTGATGTAACTATTGATCTGTTGCTAATTTATAAATGTTGTGCAGGTGCAAGCTGTGTTGTTGCTCTTGGGTGGGTATGAAGTGCCAACTGGTGCCCCTACTTTAGGGGTCCCACCTCAAAGTCAAAGGGTATGAGTACCTCAAATTGTTCGTGCGAATTTTGACTTTAGACATTCTTGATCATTTTAGTTTTATTGGGTTATTTGTGAAAATGTCTAGGCTTTGACTGAATTTCCTGCAAGGTCGAGTCAACCACAAAGGGCTGCTTCGTTGAGTCGGTTCAGGGAGAAGAGAAAGGAAAGATGTTTCGATAAGAAAATTCGTTATACTGTACGCAAGGAAGTTGCCTTAAGGTATTTAGAGCTACTTGAATTTGTAAGATTATTTACATGCTTCTTTGCTCATAATAAAGTtgcttttttaactttttttacttgGATTTATGTATCTATGCTACCAGAATGCAGCGTAAAAAGGGTCAGTTTACATCATCTAAGGCAGTCTCTGATGAAGCTGGTTCAGCTACATCAGATTGGAACGGTGGTACGGGCCAGGATGAAGAAACAATGTCAGTAGCCTTCTTCGCATTACTGTTTTTGGATCTTTTTGTGTACATTTTATTAGCGTATTTCTTATCTTTTGAATCATATTACCGTCAGTTGCATCTTTTTTGGCCAATCTTTCACATAAATTGCTTGTCTTTTACTTTTTGCAGATGCAGACACTGTGGAATCAGCTCAAAGTCCACTCCAATGATGCGTCGTGGGCCTTCTGGCCCAAGGACGTTGTGTAATGCATGTGGACTCAAATGGGCCAACAAGGTTCGTATCCGGCTCACTCATTATCTTTCCGTTGTCATCTCTTTGTTGTGGACTTTGGGATCCAACATACTCAAAGTAGTTTGAACATTGGTTTCTAGGCGGTGTTTGGATGTGTGTTTTTTATGTGATTAGGGTTATTTAATAATTAGATGTAATAAATATTAAGGGTTTGGAACAACTGGTTATTTGAAGAGTTGGAGATAATGATGACAAATAAATTGTGAATATTTGTTTCTAGTTGTTTAGATAATTAGGTGAGTACCCCGTTATATGTACAAGTTTATACAACATAAAGGCATGAAAGCCTAATGTAACTGTATGCTATTAGCACGTTTCTATAAGACTATAACCCACCTTCTGATGTTGGAGCAAAGATGTTAATCATATCGAAATGGAAATCAACTTGATTTTTGTAACTGATTTGCGAGAAATAGAATGTTGGGTACGTGATTTGTACCAATTGGATTGATGGGAGATTGTTTGTGTAGGGAGTTTTACGAGACCTTAACAAAGTTTCAGCACCGGGGGCTCCAGACCTTACAGGAAAGACTATTGAGCAGGTACACGTGTTTATTTTCTAAATTTGAAATTACCATAATATCATTGATAAAATTTTGACGGCTTCTTTACAGAGTGATGGAGAAGCGAATGACACAAATGCTGTGAATGCGAATACTATGGTGGTCTTTAATGAGGTAGACACCTCAGCTGTGGCACCTGAAAGTAGGTGAGGAGGAGCTTCTAGTTTTGTTGCTTGCACAAGGTGTAAAATAAGAGATGTTGCATTCACAGTAGTTGTTACAATGACTGTAGATATTGGTTCTCATGATGAGATTGTTGCACCATTTTTAGAGATTTGCTATTTAATTTACATCTTTTTTATGAGATTGTTCTCATGAAGTGGTTATCTTCATCCTATGTGCTTGTTAAAaaagttaactgtcattttcgtcaatgtggtttgttcacttttgccaTTTCAGTCTAATTTTCAAACATGCACCAGAATGGAAACGTGTCACTTCAGTTCAAAAATTAAAACTCAGTTAAGTCAGACAGGTTAAATGAAGGGTATTATTATCAATTCAAAATACTGAAATGACACGTTTTCAGTATGTTAGGGAGCAAATTGGTGCATTTATAAAAATTGGACTGAAATGGCAAATGTgaacaaaccacatggacgaaaatgacagtcAACTCTTATTAAAATTTTGGGTAATATCAATGAATTAAAGCCGAGTGTTGTGAGCATGCGACATTAAACCACAACAGTGTTGTTTTGTTTAGTTTCGTCTACGTATTCACTAAAtgacaagcataaaacgtatcaAATTATCAACTGTCAACTTACTTCTACACTGTAAAAGTTGGTTTATGTATCATTGTATGTTTAGAAATTATTAACATTAAACAGACAAATAAACAAAAGCAAGTTCATTTTCTTAATGGACAAAAAAATATATGTTCATATACAAACATATCTGtgttttatttgattcatttAAACATTCAATAAATATTTGTAGTTCCTGTTAATTGCAAACTCATATTTTGCCAAATGGCTAATGGCTAATTGAACTCTCCAAAACAATGCACTCATGTAATCTATATGTTATAACGAAACGATAATTGCCAAAGACATGGACAacgtaaaaagacaaaaaaagaccCTCACGTAAATATTGTTGCGGTTGAGGGTGGTACCACGAGTAATGCGTAACCAAACGAATTGTGTAAATCTGCTTCTTTCTTTATGCAAACTAGCTAATCAATTGTAGGATAAAGACCAAGAGATGAGTTGCGGCCATTCCCATTGGATTCCACATTCCCATAAAATGGGGACTGCAACTCTCCTGAATAACTAGACTTACGCGATCTCTGGTTCTTTGTAGAATCAGATGAACCGCTGCTTGAAGTATATAACGATGATGTGGGAAGCCCGTGCATCTTTGGCAAACCCGTTGTGTCATTATTTGTCAAGCCGTAACCCCTCTCCACAGTTTCTGCTTCCAGTGGTAGTTCATCCAATGTCTTTAACAAAAACAAAGAAATCAATATTAACGAAACAGTCCATACATAAATAATTTAAATTGCCGCCTCTACAACAAAACTTACCCGAAAAGCTTGTTGAAGAGCACGTAGCCTATCCCGAGTATGTTTTCTCTTTCTAGCAACTTCTTCGGGTTCTTGTAACATTTGCTCAAACATATCATCTCTGTTTCATATCAGGTGACAAACACAAGCGTTAGATACTGAAGCAAACCAATATCGAAATGACAGCAAAATGGTTCGTTGTTGATGGTGTATCTAACCACAAGCAGATAGATATATGACTCTTCTTTCTTACCTGTACAACTTCTTGATGAAGACATTGTGCAACTCTCTTTTCGTATGGTTAACCTGATAATGGAACAAAAGAAATGTACTGTTAGACAGATTGCGTGTATAACGCAAAAATGATATAGTATTGTAGGATATATTTAACCATGAACACAAAATCTATCTTCTGGATTTCGTAAATGGAAAAAATTTACAATTAAACTATCATGATCATTACCAGAAAGTGCATAATTGCCTTGGGCACGGCGTCCTCAATGTTCTTTCTAACGATGTCATAATATGATCTTAACAGCAGTTTCGTAACATGAATCTCAATAGACTCCTGATCCGAATGAGCATCTGAGGGCCTCAAAACTGCAGGGGGCTGTTTTGAAATTTTAACAGATTTAGTCTGATTGTTAAAGTTTATAATCTCTGAAGCTGATGGAAATTCTAATTAAATACCTCCCTTAAATGGATCATAGAAAATGCATGATCCATAGCCTGAATGGGTTCACTAAATAGCTTGTTTGCAGGATTTTCTTTGACAGAATTACGACCATCAGAAACACCAAAAATAGATGAGATTCCCCAACTCGTGCTTCCTGGAAAAACACAACCATCAAAAGATCATAACTATCGAGCAATCATTTCATAAAACAAACTCAAAATAAATAACAAAGTAGATGTGCTGCTACAAGATCAATTCTGCTTTTGACATGATCCATAGGTTTTAAAGAAAACGCTTACCGGTAATCGGCTTCTCAACCTCACCAACAGCCCGAGTCCCTGGTTGACTATGCTGTAAAAACGAAATAACCAAAAAAATTAACACAAATACCAAAAATCACCCCTCATCTAAAAAACGATATTATACCCAATGCAGTTGACATTGATtatatatcggtgatatatcaccAATATGtcggttatcggtccccatgTAGTATATCGGCGTCAAATATCATTAAAAGTTTAATCAGTTTCTACTTGCTAGAATTGTAGTGtcttgcaagttgcaaaaggttaatttgttaatggtaggagagtatactgacTGAATGGTTAGTGTTGAATTGTtattgttaatggtaggagagtatactgacTGAATGGTTAGTGTTAAATTgtaatatatgtgtatatatatagaggccggttaacatacaatattccttaacgtaCGAGCATACGCTGTGAAATTACGCACGttgtaaaactcaaaaccctaatcacgcatgttgaaaaggCATAATCAAGCATGTTGAAAACCATAACATGCTTCATTACATAATTATAACATGCTTCATTACATAAGTATAACATGTGTGATTAtggtttttcaacatgcgtgattagagTTTTAAATTTTACAACGTGCGTAATTTCACAGCGTACGCTCGTACGTTAAgcaatattgtattttacactttcactatatatatattctgcatgatattaccgatatcccaccgcgatatcCAATTATTTACCGCATTACCGCATGCATTAAAACTTGTGAACATTGCATATGCCAATCAAATAAACGCTAAATAGAAAGAACCTGCTCTGTGACAATTCCATTAGGTCGGGCAAGCATTGCACGTGACTTGATACCTTTTTCAGATTGTGGAACTTTGTCAGACTCCGCTCCATCCTACCAATTAATCAAAAGAATGTAAGGAAAGATGTTATACAATGATACTACAGAGTTTGCAACTGAAAGCAGATTATATGCATACCTTTTGCTTCGGTATTGTTGATGCAATCTTAGAGGATTTGACTTGCTGCAACGCTATCTCAACCGCTTTACTCCCACCAACAAAATTTGGGTGCGAGGTGTTTATGTAGTCCATCTGcaatatattatataaaagtAACCATCAAAACAAACGATGACCCTTGGAGCAAAGGGTGATTTTACACCTTTGTAATAGGTAgagctgtaaacgaaccgaacgaacacgaacaagaccttgttcgtgttcgttcattaaggccgaactgtttgctgaacgtttggttcgtttacagccctagtaaTAGGTGTACTATACCTCCATTTCAACAATGTGCCCAATCATAGTCTCTGAAGGTTGGAGACCATCCCGTAAGAAATTCCCAAGAACATCATCAATCCTCTTCCTGAGAACAGGAAACCTCTGTAACTCATTGACCATACAGCGATGGCTCATCTAAAATGGAAACAAATCAATTATCATCCCGTTACACCATGTCACTATGAAACAGATAGATTGTAGAAGTGTAGAACCTTTACCTTTATCAATTCGTCATATATAAATCTTGCACACTGAAGGCTTGGATCTAGCAAACGAGCAATTTGTCTTCTAATTAGAACTTCAAAAGGAACCTGCAGGTTATAAATTAAAACATAGGCACTTTATAGAAATAAATCAAATAGCGAAGAAGATATTTTGGaggtatacatatatatatatatagtaatacATGGAGTAAGACCTACTTCAGGCACAAATAATGCACATCTAGGGCCGGTTGCATTTTGTATGGCAGTTCGGATGTCATCATCCGTCAAGTCCTCACAAGGATCCACTTCCTTCAACAGTAAATCAGTATCAGCTTCAACAGTAAATCAATATCATGCAAAAAGAACTGTATTGATACATCTATAGATACACAAGTGAAGGCGCACCTCCAAACTCTTGACGAATATTGACTGAAATATATAGTGTATCCTTGCTCCTCCAGATAACTCAGATGTTGACATCTCTTCGTTCTTCCCCTCAATCATTGAAGAGAATGCTGTTTAAAGGAACCAACATGAGATCCAGAATCCAAAACACATACAAGTATGTattgataaaaataataaataaactaaaaatgtgaaaaaaaatgCATCACCTTCTGAATACTTTGAAAGTATGTTTAGAAGAAGGGCTCCCATGCCAGCCTACAGATCATTAAGAAGCACATGTCAGAAGGCAATATATTCATTCCAGATGAACAGAATATAGGTTTAACATGCAGAAAATTATAGACCTTTGACTCTGTAATCTCTCCATAACTAGCATGCTCTTTTGCTACTGAAACTAATTGAGAGCTAATACGTGCCTTCAACCCTGGTAACACTGTGTTGATATGTTGAACCACAATCTGCAAAAAAAAGTGAGCCATACACATGGTCGGTGCACATATTCACAAATTACCAATCAAGATGCTATCACTAGCAAAATGCTCTAACGTGTTCTTACCTGGTTTAATTTTTTGGCCAGTTGTGGCACACCACAACGATCTGCAAGGTCATGATActcctacacattataaaataagTTATTCCAGTCAGATAATGATGTTAAATACAGTTGTCAAAGGCAAGAGAAAAATGATGTCGTACCGGATGACTGCGAAAGAATTTCTCCTCAGCCACTAGTGCATCTTTAATGGTTCGGTTGAGCATAATGTCCTTTTTTTGAAAAATGCGACAACCATTGTGAGATTTGAAGAGCAAAAAACA
This is a stretch of genomic DNA from Helianthus annuus cultivar XRQ/B chromosome 16, HanXRQr2.0-SUNRISE, whole genome shotgun sequence. It encodes these proteins:
- the LOC110915285 gene encoding GATA transcription factor 24, yielding MSEPNTNNQHHLHQSMYDSVNLHHHHHHHHQQMVEDVIVQEDDDVAGGEEESIDNPSQMRYEQHNHNININQHQLQQHELQSAGGGGGGGGMEDMSVGVVQPHGLYVPETDIQPVSGGGGGGGADQLTLSFQGEVYVFDAVSPEKVQAVLLLLGGYEVPTGAPTLGVPPQSQRALTEFPARSSQPQRAASLSRFREKRKERCFDKKIRYTVRKEVALRMQRKKGQFTSSKAVSDEAGSATSDWNGGTGQDEETICRHCGISSKSTPMMRRGPSGPRTLCNACGLKWANKGVLRDLNKVSAPGAPDLTGKTIEQSDGEANDTNAVNANTMVVFNEVDTSAVAPESR
- the LOC110918093 gene encoding dynamin-related protein 3A, which encodes MADEPSQQPPPPSSPSSTSTSAAAPLGHNVIPIVNKLQDIFAQLGTSKTIELPQVAVVGSQSSGKSSVLEALVGRDFLPRGSDICTRRPLVLQLIQTKRKPDGSDEEYGEFLHVPGRRFYDFNEIRKEIQDVTDVEAGGNKGVSDKQIRLKIFSPNVLDITLVDLPGITKVPVGDQPSDIEARIRTMIMSYIKLPSCVILAVTPANADLANSDALQLAGNADPDGYRTIGVITKLDIMDRGTNARNFLLGKVIPLRLGFVGVVNRSQEDIMLNRTIKDALVAEEKFFRSHPEYHDLADRCGVPQLAKKLNQIVVQHINTVLPGLKARISSQLVSVAKEHASYGEITESKAGMGALLLNILSKYSEAFSSMIEGKNEEMSTSELSGGARIHYIFQSIFVKSLEEVDPCEDLTDDDIRTAIQNATGPRCALFVPEVPFEVLIRRQIARLLDPSLQCARFIYDELIKMSHRCMVNELQRFPVLRKRIDDVLGNFLRDGLQPSETMIGHIVEMEMDYINTSHPNFVGGSKAVEIALQQVKSSKIASTIPKQKDGAESDKVPQSEKGIKSRAMLARPNGIVTEQHSQPGTRAVGEVEKPITGSTSWGISSIFGVSDGRNSVKENPANKLFSEPIQAMDHAFSMIHLREPPAVLRPSDAHSDQESIEIHVTKLLLRSYYDIVRKNIEDAVPKAIMHFLVNHTKRELHNVFIKKLYRDDMFEQMLQEPEEVARKRKHTRDRLRALQQAFRTLDELPLEAETVERGYGLTNNDTTGLPKMHGLPTSSLYTSSSGSSDSTKNQRSRKSSYSGELQSPFYGNVESNGNGRNSSLGLYPTID